A region of Lacinutrix sp. Hel_I_90 DNA encodes the following proteins:
- the ilvA gene encoding threonine ammonia-lyase IlvA, with protein sequence MEVQTTYFPTQEAIEAAAKKLKGVASITPLTKNLQYSKAFDCNVFFKREDLQVVRSYKIRGAYNKMASLTATEIENGIVCSSAGNHAQGVALSCKLLKIQGTIYMPAPTPNQKIEQVKMFGEDYINIILEGDTYDDSYHVAMIECERLNKTFIHPFNDKKVIEGQATVGLEILNQTNLPIDYLFVAVGGGGLSSGLSTIFKNRSPHTKVIGVEPEGAPSMTTSIRNNKNTELKYIEKFVDGAAVQRVGDLNFAICKEYLADMITVPEGKVCQTILDLYNKDAIVVEPAGALSIAALDFYAEEIKGKNVVCIVSGSNNDITRTAEIKERALLYANLKHYFIIKFPQRAGALREFVVDILGPTDDITHFEYTKKVNRENDVAVVGLELKSPAHLEPLITKMKLNNFYGDYLNDKPELFQFLI encoded by the coding sequence ATGGAAGTTCAAACCACATATTTCCCAACACAAGAAGCCATTGAAGCTGCCGCCAAAAAATTAAAAGGGGTCGCTTCAATTACTCCTTTGACTAAAAACCTTCAGTATTCGAAAGCCTTTGATTGTAATGTGTTCTTTAAACGCGAAGATTTACAAGTGGTACGTTCTTACAAAATTCGCGGCGCATACAATAAAATGGCCTCACTAACAGCAACCGAAATAGAAAACGGAATTGTATGCTCAAGTGCTGGAAATCACGCGCAAGGGGTGGCGCTATCTTGTAAATTATTAAAAATACAAGGCACTATTTATATGCCTGCGCCAACACCTAATCAAAAGATAGAGCAGGTGAAAATGTTTGGAGAAGACTATATAAATATCATTTTAGAAGGAGATACTTACGATGACTCGTATCACGTGGCTATGATAGAATGCGAACGATTAAACAAAACGTTTATTCATCCTTTTAATGACAAAAAAGTGATTGAAGGGCAGGCAACCGTTGGCTTAGAAATATTAAATCAAACCAATTTACCAATTGATTACCTATTTGTTGCTGTTGGTGGCGGAGGTCTATCCTCTGGGTTGTCTACTATTTTCAAAAATAGATCACCCCATACCAAGGTTATTGGTGTTGAGCCAGAAGGTGCGCCTTCGATGACCACTTCAATTCGCAATAATAAAAACACCGAATTAAAATACATTGAGAAATTTGTAGACGGTGCGGCAGTGCAGCGTGTTGGCGATTTAAATTTCGCGATTTGTAAAGAGTATTTAGCCGATATGATTACGGTACCTGAAGGTAAAGTGTGTCAGACTATTTTAGATTTATATAATAAAGATGCTATTGTTGTGGAGCCTGCAGGCGCTTTAAGTATTGCGGCATTAGATTTTTATGCTGAAGAAATAAAAGGTAAAAACGTGGTGTGTATTGTTAGTGGAAGTAATAATGACATTACCAGAACGGCCGAAATAAAAGAACGCGCATTGCTTTATGCGAATTTAAAACACTATTTTATTATAAAATTTCCACAACGTGCTGGCGCTTTACGTGAATTTGTAGTTGATATTTTAGGACCAACAGATGATATTACGCACTTTGAATATACCAAAAAAGTCAATCGCGAAAATGATGTTGCAGTTGTTGGTTTAGAATTAAAATCGCCGGCACATTTAGAACCATTAATTACTAAAATGAAGCTTAATAATTTTTATGGCGATTACCTGAATGATAAGCCTGAGTTGTTTCAGTTTTTAATCTAA
- a CDS encoding GNAT family N-acetyltransferase: MEIVIANKSHSIYAAIICETIAEAAQVRGTGIAKRKPEYIITKMENGNAVIALEGDAFAGFCYIEAWSHGKFVANSGLIVHPDYRNLGLAKQIKAKVFEHSRAKFPEAKIFSITTGLAVMKMNSELGYKPVTFSELTTDQTFWNGCQTCKNYDVLQRTEQKMCLCTGMLYDPNKIEKSKTHNHDYDKKVWTRLRNIKQSMFLKKEKK; encoded by the coding sequence ATGGAAATTGTTATTGCTAATAAATCGCATAGTATTTACGCAGCTATTATTTGTGAAACTATTGCAGAAGCTGCCCAGGTTAGGGGTACTGGTATTGCAAAGCGCAAACCAGAATATATCATTACTAAAATGGAAAATGGCAATGCTGTTATCGCTTTAGAAGGAGATGCATTTGCCGGTTTTTGTTACATAGAAGCCTGGAGTCATGGTAAATTCGTTGCCAATTCTGGTTTAATTGTTCATCCAGATTATAGAAATCTAGGACTGGCAAAACAGATAAAAGCAAAAGTTTTTGAGCATTCTCGAGCTAAATTTCCCGAGGCCAAGATATTCAGTATTACAACAGGTTTAGCCGTCATGAAAATGAATAGTGAATTGGGGTATAAGCCAGTCACCTTTTCAGAATTGACAACAGATCAAACCTTTTGGAATGGTTGTCAAACCTGTAAAAACTATGATGTATTACAGCGTACCGAGCAAAAAATGTGCCTGTGCACAGGAATGCTTTACGACCCAAATAAAATCGAAAAATCTAAAACACATAATCATGATTACGATAAGAAAGTGTGGACAAGATTAAGAAATATAAAACAATCTATGTTTTTAAAAAAAGAAAAAAAATGA
- a CDS encoding argininosuccinate synthase produces the protein MSKTLVLAYSGGLDTSYCAVSLSKAGYEVHALSVNTGGFSSEELKSIASNAYKMGVTTYKNRDAVASYYNKVIKYLIFGNVLKNNSYPLSVSAERIIQAIEIIEYAKSIQADCIAHGSTGAGNDQVRFDMIFQTLAPDIEIITPIRDNKLSRQEEIDYLKANNIDMSWDKAKYSFNKGLWGTSVGGEETLTSEKPLPEAAYPSQLTKNKQEKVKLRFKKGEFVAFNGIEQTPEKNIELLNAIASAYAIGRDIHVGDTIVGIKGRVGFEAAAALITIKAHHLLEKHTLTKWQLQHKEYLSSFYGMHLHEGQYLDPVMRNIEAFLQSSQEQVSGTVIVTLKPYHFSLDGIVSDHDLMNAKFGSYGEMNKGWTADEAKGFIKIVGNQNMIYHQVNSEL, from the coding sequence ATGAGCAAGACATTAGTTTTAGCATATAGTGGCGGGTTAGATACCTCATATTGTGCAGTTAGTTTATCAAAAGCAGGGTACGAAGTACATGCTCTAAGCGTCAATACCGGCGGGTTTAGTTCGGAGGAACTAAAAAGCATAGCATCTAACGCTTATAAAATGGGTGTAACAACTTATAAAAACAGAGATGCTGTTGCTTCATATTATAACAAAGTGATAAAGTATTTGATTTTTGGTAATGTGCTTAAAAATAACAGTTATCCTTTATCTGTGAGCGCAGAGCGCATTATTCAAGCCATTGAAATTATTGAATATGCAAAAAGTATCCAAGCAGATTGTATTGCACATGGAAGCACAGGTGCAGGAAATGACCAGGTTCGTTTTGATATGATTTTTCAAACCTTGGCTCCAGACATTGAAATCATCACACCTATTAGAGATAACAAATTATCAAGACAGGAAGAAATCGATTATTTAAAAGCAAATAATATCGATATGTCCTGGGATAAAGCAAAATACTCTTTCAATAAAGGCCTTTGGGGAACCAGTGTTGGTGGAGAAGAGACCTTGACTTCAGAAAAACCACTACCAGAAGCCGCATATCCTTCGCAATTAACAAAGAATAAGCAAGAGAAAGTAAAACTAAGGTTTAAGAAAGGAGAATTTGTTGCTTTTAATGGTATAGAACAGACTCCAGAAAAAAATATCGAATTATTAAATGCGATTGCCTCTGCTTATGCTATTGGTAGAGATATTCACGTAGGAGACACTATTGTAGGAATTAAAGGGCGTGTTGGTTTTGAAGCTGCTGCAGCTTTAATAACGATAAAAGCACATCATTTATTAGAAAAACACACGCTTACCAAATGGCAATTACAACACAAAGAATATTTGTCTAGTTTTTATGGCATGCATTTGCACGAAGGTCAATATTTAGATCCCGTGATGCGAAATATTGAGGCTTTTTTACAAAGTAGTCAGGAGCAGGTTTCTGGAACAGTTATAGTCACATTAAAACCGTATCATTTTTCTTTAGATGGCATTGTATCAGACCACGATTTAATGAATGCAAAATTTGGAAGTTATGGAGAAATGAACAAAGGCTGGACCGCAGATGAAGCTAAAGGATTCATTAAAATTGTAGGCAATCAGAATATGATTTATCACCAAGTAAATTCAGAATTATGA
- the argC gene encoding N-acetyl-gamma-glutamyl-phosphate reductase, translated as MKLEVGIIGGAGYTAGELIRLLLNHKKTTINFVFSTSNAGNKISKVHQDLLGATDLEFTGKINPEIEVLFLCLGHGNSTAFLEQYTFEAKTKIIDLSHDFRLDKTKVFNRKTFVYGLPELQKEAISKAKYIANPGCFATAIQLAILPLANSGLLSNDLHVNAVTGATGAGTALSETTHFAWRDNNFSSYKVFNHQHLDEIYQSVKALQNDFSSEINFIPNRGDFSRGIFASVYTKFDGSLEEAKTVYKNYYKAAAFTFVSDDVIHLKQVVNTNKCILYLQKHNNKLIITSIIDNLLKGASGQAVQNMNLMFGFEETEGLQLKANYF; from the coding sequence ATGAAACTAGAAGTTGGTATTATTGGAGGCGCAGGCTATACTGCTGGTGAATTAATTAGGCTGTTGTTGAATCATAAAAAAACCACTATCAATTTTGTGTTTAGTACCTCTAATGCTGGAAATAAAATAAGTAAAGTACATCAGGATTTGTTGGGCGCTACAGATTTAGAATTTACCGGTAAAATCAATCCTGAAATAGAGGTGTTGTTTCTGTGTTTAGGGCATGGGAATTCTACGGCCTTTTTAGAGCAATATACGTTTGAAGCAAAAACAAAAATCATTGATTTGAGTCATGATTTTAGACTAGATAAAACGAAAGTATTTAACAGAAAAACCTTTGTTTACGGATTACCAGAATTACAAAAAGAAGCGATTTCAAAAGCCAAATACATTGCTAATCCCGGTTGTTTTGCAACCGCCATTCAGTTAGCGATTCTGCCCTTAGCAAATTCCGGGTTATTATCTAATGACCTCCATGTTAATGCAGTAACTGGAGCTACGGGTGCAGGAACAGCATTGTCTGAAACCACTCATTTTGCATGGCGCGATAATAATTTTTCTTCTTACAAAGTGTTTAACCATCAACATTTAGATGAGATCTATCAATCTGTAAAAGCATTGCAAAATGATTTCTCTTCTGAGATCAATTTCATTCCCAATCGAGGTGATTTTTCAAGAGGTATTTTCGCATCCGTTTATACAAAATTTGACGGTAGTCTAGAAGAAGCAAAAACAGTCTATAAAAACTATTATAAAGCGGCCGCTTTTACGTTTGTTTCAGATGACGTTATTCATTTAAAGCAAGTGGTAAACACGAATAAATGCATTCTTTATTTACAGAAGCACAATAACAAATTAATCATCACAAGTATTATCGATAATTTATTAAAAGGCGCTTCAGGTCAAGCGGTTCAAAACATGAACTTAATGTTTGGATTTGAAGAAACCGAAGGGTTACAGCTTAAAGCAAATTATTTTTAA
- the proC gene encoding pyrroline-5-carboxylate reductase, with amino-acid sequence MKIAIIGTGNLGKSIAKGLITNNSITTLVLTKRNLESIAEFEGYKNVILTTDNLEAVQKSDILIFAVQPAHFELVLKAIAPHLNENHIIISTITGFTIPKIEALVGAHRFIIRAMPNTAIAVGKSMTCLCSNLQGAKRIKVAEAIFNRLGHTLAIPESQMQAATVVCASGIAFWMRLIRATTQAAIQLGFDAKEAQELAMYTSEGAAHLLIANGNHPEQEIDRVTTPKGCTIEGLNEMEHKGLSSSLIQGMVASFNKISTIKKEQI; translated from the coding sequence ATGAAAATAGCTATTATAGGAACAGGGAACTTAGGTAAATCCATAGCGAAAGGATTAATTACCAACAATTCGATTACAACGTTGGTGCTAACCAAAAGAAATTTAGAATCCATTGCAGAATTTGAGGGTTATAAAAATGTAATATTAACTACAGATAACTTAGAGGCTGTTCAAAAATCAGATATTTTGATTTTCGCAGTGCAACCTGCCCATTTTGAATTGGTTTTAAAGGCTATTGCGCCTCATTTAAATGAAAACCATATTATTATTTCAACCATCACAGGATTTACAATTCCTAAAATTGAAGCGCTTGTAGGAGCCCATCGGTTTATCATTAGAGCCATGCCAAATACGGCGATTGCGGTTGGAAAATCCATGACCTGTTTGTGTAGTAATCTACAAGGCGCTAAACGAATAAAAGTAGCCGAAGCGATTTTTAATAGGCTCGGCCACACGTTGGCTATCCCAGAATCTCAAATGCAAGCAGCGACAGTGGTTTGTGCCAGCGGAATTGCCTTTTGGATGCGACTTATTCGTGCCACCACACAAGCCGCAATTCAATTGGGATTCGATGCTAAAGAAGCGCAGGAATTAGCCATGTATACTAGTGAAGGAGCTGCACATTTATTGATAGCAAATGGCAATCATCCAGAACAGGAAATAGATAGAGTAACAACGCCAAAAGGCTGTACTATTGAAGGTTTAAACGAAATGGAACATAAAGGACTCAGCTCTTCTTTAATTCAAGGCATGGTGGCGTCTTTCAATAAAATTAGTACCATTAAAAAGGAACAAATTTAA
- a CDS encoding aspartate aminotransferase family protein has translation MSLFNVYPLFDITPISAKDVYVYDENNTEYLDLYGGHAVISIGHSHPKYVTAISNQVSKIGFYSNAIQNPLQVALADRIEAVSGCKDYQLFLCSSGAEANENALKLASFHNGKHKVLAFKNAFHGRTSAAVAATDNAKIVAPINAQQTVDFVALGDLISVESILKENKTCAVIIECIQGVGGLDESTTDFYQGLEKLCKQYKTILIADEVQSGFGRTGDFFAFQKHNLSPDIISIAKGMGNGFPVGGILIHPAIEASFGLLGTTFGGNHLACIASLAVLEVLEEENLMQNAKEMSAYFIEKAKGLPNLKRVKGRGLMLGLEFDFPIAQLRKTLINTHHIFTGNAKNPNLIRILPPLTIKKSHLDVFFEALEKELAIFTSLEGFKTL, from the coding sequence ATGAGTTTATTTAATGTTTATCCACTGTTTGATATCACACCCATAAGTGCAAAAGATGTTTATGTGTATGATGAAAACAATACTGAATACTTAGATTTATACGGCGGTCATGCCGTAATTTCTATCGGGCATTCACACCCAAAATATGTTACTGCTATTTCTAATCAAGTGTCTAAAATAGGCTTTTATAGTAATGCCATTCAAAATCCGTTACAGGTCGCATTAGCAGACAGGATAGAAGCCGTTTCCGGTTGTAAAGACTACCAGTTGTTTTTATGCAGTTCTGGGGCAGAAGCGAATGAAAATGCTTTGAAATTGGCATCTTTTCACAATGGAAAGCATAAAGTGCTCGCCTTTAAAAATGCATTTCACGGGAGAACTTCAGCAGCAGTAGCGGCTACTGATAACGCTAAAATTGTGGCGCCAATCAATGCTCAGCAAACGGTAGATTTTGTAGCCTTAGGAGATTTAATTTCAGTTGAAAGCATCTTAAAAGAAAACAAAACCTGTGCAGTGATTATTGAATGCATTCAAGGTGTTGGCGGATTAGACGAAAGCACAACCGATTTTTATCAAGGTTTAGAAAAACTTTGCAAACAGTACAAGACCATTTTAATTGCAGATGAGGTACAATCTGGCTTTGGTAGAACAGGCGATTTTTTTGCCTTTCAAAAACATAACTTGTCACCAGATATTATTTCCATAGCAAAAGGTATGGGTAATGGCTTCCCCGTTGGAGGGATTTTAATTCATCCTGCAATCGAAGCGTCTTTTGGTTTGCTAGGCACCACTTTTGGTGGAAATCATTTGGCTTGTATTGCCTCATTAGCTGTTTTAGAAGTTTTGGAGGAAGAGAATCTGATGCAAAATGCTAAAGAAATGTCTGCCTATTTTATTGAAAAAGCGAAAGGATTACCCAATTTAAAACGTGTTAAAGGACGTGGGTTGATGTTGGGATTGGAATTTGATTTTCCTATTGCTCAATTACGAAAAACACTCATTAATACGCATCACATATTTACCGGAAATGCTAAAAATCCTAATTTAATTAGAATTCTTCCGCCATTAACCATTAAAAAAAGCCACCTAGATGTGTTTTTTGAAGCATTAGAGAAAGAACTTGCCATTTTTACTAGTCTAGAAGGTTTTAAAACCTTGTAA
- a CDS encoding N-acetylornithine carbamoyltransferase, which translates to MKKYTEIKDLSNVTETIKEAILLKMNPFEYSDLGKNKTLVMLFFNASLRTRLSTEKAAKNLGMAVMVLNVNEAWQLEFGDGTIMNGNTSEHIKEAAQVISQYADIIAVRAFPGLTDKQKDESEVVLNSFVKYATVPIVNMESATAHPLQALADAITISELTEKKRAKVVLSWAPHPKALPQAVANSFVEMMQHLEVDLTITHPKGYALNPEITKEVSINYNQEDALKGADFVYVKNWSSYNNYGKILSQDPNWMMTQAKLGQAKFMHCLPVRRNVVVEDAVLDSKNSVVIEQANNRTFAAQMVLKQILEGL; encoded by the coding sequence ATGAAAAAATACACTGAAATAAAAGACCTATCGAACGTTACAGAAACTATTAAAGAAGCCATTTTATTAAAAATGAATCCTTTTGAATACTCAGACTTAGGAAAAAATAAAACCTTAGTGATGCTATTCTTTAATGCCAGTTTACGTACACGGCTAAGTACAGAAAAAGCGGCGAAAAATTTAGGAATGGCGGTTATGGTACTAAACGTTAATGAGGCGTGGCAACTAGAGTTTGGAGATGGAACGATTATGAATGGGAATACCTCGGAACATATTAAAGAAGCAGCGCAGGTGATTTCGCAATATGCAGACATTATTGCTGTAAGAGCATTTCCAGGGTTGACGGATAAGCAAAAAGATGAATCTGAAGTAGTCTTAAATAGTTTCGTGAAATACGCAACAGTACCCATTGTAAATATGGAAAGTGCTACAGCGCATCCTTTACAGGCTTTGGCGGATGCTATTACGATTTCAGAATTAACAGAAAAAAAGAGGGCTAAAGTCGTGCTGTCCTGGGCGCCACACCCAAAAGCATTGCCGCAAGCCGTTGCCAACTCTTTTGTAGAAATGATGCAACATCTGGAAGTCGATTTGACGATTACGCATCCAAAAGGGTATGCGCTAAATCCTGAAATCACAAAAGAAGTAAGCATTAATTATAATCAGGAAGACGCTTTAAAAGGAGCTGATTTTGTTTATGTTAAAAATTGGAGTAGTTATAATAACTACGGAAAAATTTTAAGTCAGGATCCAAATTGGATGATGACTCAGGCCAAATTAGGTCAGGCGAAATTCATGCATTGCTTGCCAGTAAGACGAAATGTAGTCGTTGAAGATGCAGTCTTGGATAGTAAGAATTCTGTAGTAATTGAGCAAGCGAATAACCGAACGTTTGCAGCGCAGATGGTACTGAAACAAATTTTAGAGGGTTTATAA
- the argB gene encoding acetylglutamate kinase — MTTLKVIKIGGNIIDDDNALNQFLKGFASLKAPKILVHGGGKLATKLAEQMGVEVNVIEGRRITNQATLDIITMVYAGKINKNIVAKLQAYHCNAMGFTGADGNTIVSEKRAVNTIDYGFAGDVKKVNTALLEVLLKTNTTPVFCAITHDGNGQLLNTNADTIASELAIGFASKYKTELYYCFEKNGVLLDVNNDDSVIENIDVKTYQNLIDTDSISEGMLPKLNNCFHAIKHKVNKVCIGKTDMLFNTQIKYTTIQK, encoded by the coding sequence ATGACAACACTAAAAGTTATAAAAATAGGCGGCAATATCATCGATGATGACAATGCTTTAAATCAATTTCTAAAGGGTTTTGCAAGCTTAAAAGCACCCAAAATTCTGGTTCATGGTGGTGGGAAACTGGCAACAAAACTGGCAGAACAAATGGGGGTTGAAGTGAATGTCATTGAAGGCAGACGCATTACAAATCAAGCAACTTTAGATATTATTACAATGGTATATGCTGGTAAAATCAATAAAAATATAGTCGCTAAATTACAAGCATATCATTGCAATGCTATGGGTTTTACTGGAGCAGATGGCAACACGATTGTTTCAGAAAAAAGAGCCGTTAACACCATTGATTATGGTTTTGCCGGAGATGTAAAAAAAGTGAATACAGCATTATTAGAAGTACTTCTTAAAACGAATACAACACCTGTTTTTTGTGCGATTACACATGACGGGAATGGGCAGCTATTAAATACGAATGCAGATACCATTGCTTCAGAATTAGCGATAGGTTTTGCGTCAAAATATAAAACAGAATTGTATTACTGTTTCGAGAAAAACGGGGTTTTATTGGATGTAAATAATGATGATTCTGTGATTGAAAATATAGATGTTAAAACCTATCAAAATTTAATAGATACTGATAGTATTTCAGAGGGCATGTTGCCAAAATTAAACAATTGTTTTCATGCTATTAAACACAAAGTCAACAAAGTTTGTATTGGTAAAACAGACATGCTTTTTAATACGCAAATAAAATACACAACCATTCAAAAATGA
- a CDS encoding M20 family metallo-hydrolase: MIERLTTQAINLLKQLIETPSFSSEEAETATLIEHWFQEHDIPCQRTVNNVWATNKYFEASKPTLLLNSHHDTVKPNNGYTKAPFKALIEDGKLYGLGSNDAGGCLVSLMATFTHFYSRKNLKFNLVIVASAEEESSGDYGLNSMLSLLPKIDVAIVGEPTLMHLAIAEKGLVVLDAEVKGTPSHAAHPNTDNAIYNTITVLQWFKDYVFEKTSQTLGEVKLTVTQINAGKQHNAVPSEVKLVIDVRVNDRYTNQEIVNILQKEAPCHSIIPRSLKLNASSIPIAHPLVVAGMEMGRSTYGSPTLSDQACLSCPSLKLGPGDSTRSHSADEFIYIHEIEEGIKIYVELLEKVL; encoded by the coding sequence ATGATAGAAAGACTAACCACACAAGCGATTAATTTATTAAAACAGCTTATAGAAACGCCGTCTTTTTCTTCGGAAGAAGCTGAAACAGCTACGCTTATTGAACACTGGTTTCAGGAGCATGATATTCCGTGTCAAAGAACAGTTAATAATGTTTGGGCTACCAATAAATATTTTGAGGCATCAAAACCAACGCTGCTTCTAAACTCACATCACGACACCGTAAAACCAAATAATGGGTATACTAAAGCACCTTTTAAAGCGCTTATTGAAGACGGGAAACTTTATGGTTTAGGAAGCAACGACGCTGGTGGTTGCTTGGTGTCACTAATGGCTACATTTACACATTTCTATTCACGTAAAAATTTGAAGTTCAATTTAGTTATTGTGGCTTCAGCAGAAGAAGAGAGTAGTGGTGATTATGGATTGAATAGTATGTTGTCCCTCCTTCCAAAAATTGATGTGGCTATCGTTGGAGAGCCCACATTAATGCATTTAGCAATCGCTGAAAAAGGTTTAGTGGTTTTGGATGCTGAAGTAAAAGGCACGCCAAGTCATGCAGCACATCCCAATACGGACAATGCCATTTATAATACCATTACTGTTTTGCAATGGTTTAAAGACTATGTCTTTGAAAAAACATCTCAAACCTTAGGTGAGGTTAAACTCACTGTTACTCAAATTAATGCGGGTAAGCAACATAATGCAGTGCCTTCAGAAGTGAAACTAGTGATTGATGTGCGTGTGAATGATAGGTATACCAATCAAGAGATTGTAAATATTCTTCAAAAAGAAGCGCCTTGTCATAGTATAATACCAAGAAGTTTGAAACTGAACGCATCGTCTATTCCTATAGCGCATCCCTTAGTAGTTGCTGGAATGGAAATGGGGCGAAGTACTTACGGTTCACCAACCTTATCAGATCAGGCCTGTTTGAGTTGTCCGTCTTTAAAATTAGGACCAGGCGACAGCACGCGTTCACATTCGGCAGATGAATTTATTTATATCCATGAGATTGAAGAAGGTATAAAAATATATGTTGAATTGTTAGAAAAAGTATTGTAA
- the argH gene encoding argininosuccinate lyase translates to MKLWDKGISIDKKIEQFTVGNDREIDLHIAKYDVQASLAHAKMLHKIGILTKEEVLQLEKGLEVLGKQIIARTFKIEAQFEDVHSKIEFELTKALGEVGKKIHTARSRNDQVLVALQLFYKDSLREIQNKTKTFFETLLDLAETHKGSLLPGYTHLQVAMPSSFGLWFSAYAEVLIDDVYLLDAALKTVDQNPLGSAAGYGSSFPIDRAFTTQELGFSTLKYNVVAAQMSRGKSERTIALALGSLCNTLARFAMDICLYNSQNFGFISFPDQLTTGSSIMPHKKNPDVFELIRGKANKIQALHTEMVLITNNLPSGYHRDYQLLKENMIAAIEDVKDLLEIFNYAIQQVEVNDIDLHDAKYQYLFTVDNINTLVAQGMSFREAYQKIGSEVQKGTYTPDTSKQHTHVGSIGNLCLEEIRAKFPL, encoded by the coding sequence ATGAAACTTTGGGACAAAGGTATTAGTATCGATAAAAAAATAGAACAATTTACTGTGGGTAACGATAGGGAAATCGATTTACATATTGCAAAATACGATGTGCAAGCCTCATTAGCGCATGCTAAAATGTTGCATAAAATAGGAATATTAACCAAAGAAGAAGTGTTGCAATTAGAAAAAGGCTTGGAGGTCTTGGGAAAGCAAATTATAGCGCGTACGTTTAAAATCGAGGCTCAATTTGAAGATGTACATTCAAAGATTGAATTCGAACTGACTAAAGCCTTGGGAGAAGTGGGTAAAAAAATTCATACTGCACGCTCGAGAAACGATCAGGTTTTAGTGGCGCTTCAATTATTTTACAAAGACAGTTTAAGGGAGATTCAGAACAAAACAAAGACGTTTTTTGAGACCCTTTTAGATTTAGCCGAAACGCATAAAGGGAGCTTGCTTCCTGGATACACACATTTACAAGTCGCGATGCCCTCGTCTTTTGGATTGTGGTTTTCCGCTTATGCCGAAGTATTAATTGACGATGTCTATTTACTAGACGCAGCATTAAAAACGGTAGATCAAAACCCCTTAGGTTCAGCTGCGGGGTATGGTAGCTCATTTCCTATTGATAGAGCATTCACTACTCAGGAATTGGGCTTTTCAACCTTAAAATATAATGTGGTGGCGGCGCAAATGAGTCGTGGAAAAAGCGAGCGAACGATTGCTTTAGCTTTAGGGAGTTTATGTAATACACTGGCGCGTTTTGCCATGGATATTTGTTTGTATAACAGTCAGAATTTTGGATTTATTTCTTTCCCAGATCAATTGACGACAGGCAGTAGTATCATGCCACATAAAAAGAATCCCGATGTTTTTGAATTGATTCGTGGCAAGGCAAATAAAATTCAAGCGCTTCACACAGAAATGGTTTTGATAACCAATAACCTGCCCAGTGGTTATCATAGAGATTATCAATTATTAAAAGAAAACATGATTGCTGCGATTGAAGATGTCAAAGACCTTTTAGAGATTTTTAATTACGCCATACAGCAAGTGGAAGTCAATGACATTGATTTACACGATGCCAAATATCAATATCTGTTTACTGTGGATAATATTAATACATTGGTAGCGCAAGGGATGTCTTTTAGAGAAGCGTATCAAAAAATTGGAAGCGAGGTCCAAAAAGGAACGTACACACCAGATACCTCAAAGCAACACACCCATGTTGGTAGTATTGGTAATTTGTGTTTGGAGGAGATAAGAGCCAAGTTTCCTCTTTAG